From the Microcoleus sp. FACHB-672 genome, the window GTTGCTGGTACAAGTGCAAAACGCCGTTCAACCCGATCAACCCTCACCTACTCAATTTGAAGTGATAACGGCAGCAGCTTGGCTTTATTTCGCCCAGCAGCAAGTAGATGTAGCCGTGGTAGAAGTCGGTCTGGGAGGGCGTTTGGATGCAACAAACGTCTGTGATCGCCCCCTCGTCAGTATCATTACTTCCATCAGCTGGGAACACTGGCAGCGCCTCGGCCCTACCTTGGCGGATATTGCCTTTGAGAAAGCCGGCATCCTTAAACCGGGGTGTCCGGCGGTCGTGGGATCGCTGCCTCCCGAAGCTAAAGCTGTGGTCGAAAACCGCATTGCTGAACTCGGCTGTGTGGCAGTGTGGCCGGCACCGGCTGTTAGCAAAACAAGAGAGGGGGAAAGTCAATATTTCGCGGATCTTGGCAACCCAGCACCCCAGCAGCCTGAGTGGGCGACATACCAAGGTATTGAGTATCCGTTACCGATTCCGGGAGATGTTCAGTTCGGGAATTCGGCGCTAGCAATGGCAGCGCTGCAAATTTTGCGGCAGCAGGGATGGCAAATTTCAGATGAGGTGATCGCGGCAGGAATGGCCAAAACAAATTGGCCAGGACGCCTACAGTGGTTAACATGGCGAGATTGCCCGTTATTGATTGATGGTGCCCACAACGGCGATGCTGCGGGCGTTCTGCGTCGGTATGTCGAGACTTTGGAGGTTCAATCGATAACTTGGGTAATGGGAATGCTGTCTACCAAAGATCGCACCGGCATCTTTAACGCACTGCTGCGACCTGGGGATCGATTGTATCTCGTGCCGGTGCCCGATCATGCTTCTGCTGAACCTGAAGAACTCGCCCCCCACGCCCAAATGATTTGCCCCCAGTTGCTAGAGTGCCGATGTTTTAGTGGATGGGAAGCCGGTGTAGAGGCAGCCATGAAAAATATTGACAGTTTAACCATTTTATGTGGCTCCCTGTATCTAATTGGCGATTTCTTAAAAAGCCAACCTTCCAGCCCACAATCTCCCAATTAACCTCTCAGTCGGTTCCAACTTTGTGCGGCATCAGCAACCGCCTGATCCACCGGCTTCTCATCCAGCATTGCCGCCTGCAAATTGTCATAAATAATCTTTTGCAGCTGGTTGCTATCCTTCATTGCGGGGACTAAAACCTCGGCATTTTTCAGTTGATTCGCGCTGATCGCCCGTGCTTTATCCACCGCTGTTGCATTTGCCGGCTGAGTTTGGAAGTAGCTATCTTTGAGTGCCTCTTGGTTAGAAGGCAACACATTGGCAGCTTTGGCAAACGCCAACTGGTTGGCACTATTGGTAACAAATAAGGCAAATTTGAGGGCGTCATCAGGCCGGTTGGTGCCTTTTGGGATCGTTAAGTTCATTACCGCCACATTTTTCTTGCCGGTTGGGCCGGTGATCTCTGGGGCGGGGACGGAAACCTGAGCGATAGTCGGTGCATTTTGGGCAATTGTCTTGAAAAACTGAGGCCCAGAAGACAGCAGGGCAGTCTCACCGGCTTGATAAAGTTCGATCGCCCGTCGGTGTCCCTGGGTAAGGGCCTCTTGTGGTATTAGCTTCTGTTTGTAGAGGTTTACCCAATACTGAAACGCCGCTTTCCCTTCAGGCGTGTTAAATGCAGCTTTGCCTTGGTCGTCTACAAGTTTGACGCCCATCTGTACCAAAGATTCCAGCACTTCTCCTGAATCTTCTGGCACAAAGGTTACAAAAAAGGCGTATTGGCCAGTTTTTTCCTTAATTTGTTTGGCAACCTGCGCCAATTCCGCATAAGTTGCTGGGGGTTTAGAGATGCCGGCTTTCTTAAATAACTCGGTGTTGTAAATGGTGATGCGAGTTGTGAGATACCAGGGAATTCCAAAGCTTTGACCGTTGAACGTGTTGGCTTTCCAAATATTTGGTAAGTATTGCTGACGCACATTTTGTGGCACTTTAGAATCAAGATACATCCAAGCATTGCGTCCTGCCAAAAGGGAAGCAAAGTTGGGGTTGAGGTTGACGACATCAGGCGCAGTCTGTGCTGAAACAGCTGCTAAAATTTTGCTTTCCATCGCCGACCAAGCCACATCCACCCAGCGAACTTTGAGGTTTGGGTTTTCGGCTTCAAAGGAGGCGATCAAGTTGTTGAAATAATCTGTAAACTGTGGCTTAAGCTGCATTGTCCAGAATTCTACTTCCTGCTGTCCTGTGGCAGCCGGTTTGATGCCGGTGCCTCCGTCACTCGGAAGGGGACCACAGCTCATCGCCCAGCTAAGCAAAAAGCCTAGCAGCGCAAAAATACTCAAACGTTTCCAGTTAGCGGTTAAATTTAAAACATTCCGCAAACCTCGGTCGATCCGAAAGGTTACCCACTGTGTCAACTTTGACCTCTGAGTTTTAATCCTGCTCATTTTGCTTGCCTTTGATGTCGGTCACTGAACCGATTTTGCCCAATGTACTAGATTATTGAAACGTGATGGGGAGTGCGAGAACGCAGATCCGCTGCTACGCATTTAATTTTTCTAATGAGATAGAAGAAATAAAGGGAGAAAAGTAGATGGGGCGAGGAATTTAATATTTTTACCCGCTCGCGGACGATACAAATTAGATGTACGTTGACTTAAAGATAGCGGTTGATGAATGGTTCAGACGAGGCAAGCCGGCCTGCCCCAGAGACGACTATACCTGAAATAGCAAAAGGCAAATACCAGTAAATCTATTTTGTGCACCTTAATTTAGTGTTTGTGAGCGATAAAATTCTTGTTTGCTGAATGCAAGGTGACTAGGCACTTTAACCGGATCTTCTAAACACATTGGTGAGGGCCAGTGAGCAAATAGGAAGGTGGGCCGCTAAATCGGAAATCCTAGCAGAGGCAGCTTGTTTGTAAAGTTTCTAACGAACGTGGTGATTCTTGATGAAATTGGGTACGATTTGAGTACCATAAATTCGGTATTATCATCTCGCTCTGGCTAATTTTCAATATCCCATCCACCTTGATACGTGAGCGGACAAAGCCGTGGTTAACTCATTCAAACGTCTATTTTCCAAAAGCAAGCAAGGGGTCGGTATAGAATTGGCTCCTGAACGGATCAATATTGTGCAGCTCCGCAAACAGGGTCAGGGTTACAAAGTGGCCACCTTTGTCTCGGTGCCGGTGCCGGAAGATGTCTTTCAAGAAGGCCAAATTGTTGACTCTCCGACCCTAGCTGCCTTGATCACGGAAACGCTGGCAGAACACAAGATTAAAGCAAGGCAGGTCGCTACGGCAATCCCCGGAAAAGAAGCCGTGATCCGGTTGATTCCGGTGCCGGCAGAACTCAATGACTTAGAGTTAAAGGAATACATGAACTCGGAAGCGGGGCTGTATTTGCCATTCCCACGGGAAGAGGCAGATGTAGACTTCCAAAAATTGCAACCGTTTGTGGATGAAGATGGGATTGAAAAATACCAGGTGCTGTTGGTTGCCACCCGCAAAGAAATTACAGATGTCTATATCGATATCTTCAAGCAGGCTGATTTAAAAATTGATGTTATAGAGGTTACGAGTTTTTCCCTGATCCGAACCATTCGAGAGCAATTGCAGCAGTTTACCCCGCAAGAAGCAGCGGTGCTAGCAGATATCGAGTTTGACACGACTGAAATTGCCATTGTCGTAGATGGCATCCCTCAGTTTTCCCGAACCATTCCAATCGGCACCTTCCAAATTCAAAGTGCGCTGTCCAAGGCGATGAACTTACCGCCTTCGAGAAACACCGACCTGCTAGCGGGGATGACCATTCCTGTTACCCCCGTAGACACCTCAGGACTGGGTACAATGGGAGGTACAAACCCCGGAACTGCAGCTATGCTCAAGATTTTAGGAGAACTCGCGGATGAAATCCGTCGCTCCATTGACTTCTATCTCAACCAGAGCGAAAACTTAGAGGTAGCGCAGCTGCTACTGGCAGGGCCAGGTGCTGCGCTCGGTCAACTAGATGAATTTTTCATGCAACGGCTAAGCCTGCCAACTTCTCAGGTAGA encodes:
- a CDS encoding bifunctional folylpolyglutamate synthase/dihydrofolate synthase, which produces MNIDSFLKPFEHFGVDLGLDRIQQLLVNLGNPHHQVPVIHVGGTNGKGSVCAYLSAILTEAGYRVGRYTSPHLVDWGERICLNEQPITPEALQQLLVQVQNAVQPDQPSPTQFEVITAAAWLYFAQQQVDVAVVEVGLGGRLDATNVCDRPLVSIITSISWEHWQRLGPTLADIAFEKAGILKPGCPAVVGSLPPEAKAVVENRIAELGCVAVWPAPAVSKTREGESQYFADLGNPAPQQPEWATYQGIEYPLPIPGDVQFGNSALAMAALQILRQQGWQISDEVIAAGMAKTNWPGRLQWLTWRDCPLLIDGAHNGDAAGVLRRYVETLEVQSITWVMGMLSTKDRTGIFNALLRPGDRLYLVPVPDHASAEPEELAPHAQMICPQLLECRCFSGWEAGVEAAMKNIDSLTILCGSLYLIGDFLKSQPSSPQSPN
- the pilM gene encoding type IV pilus assembly protein PilM, whose amino-acid sequence is MVNSFKRLFSKSKQGVGIELAPERINIVQLRKQGQGYKVATFVSVPVPEDVFQEGQIVDSPTLAALITETLAEHKIKARQVATAIPGKEAVIRLIPVPAELNDLELKEYMNSEAGLYLPFPREEADVDFQKLQPFVDEDGIEKYQVLLVATRKEITDVYIDIFKQADLKIDVIEVTSFSLIRTIREQLQQFTPQEAAVLADIEFDTTEIAIVVDGIPQFSRTIPIGTFQIQSALSKAMNLPPSRNTDLLAGMTIPVTPVDTSGLGTMGGTNPGTAAMLKILGELADEIRRSIDFYLNQSENLEVAQLLLAGPGAALGQLDEFFMQRLSLPTSQVDPVESLSLEMDEEITDVQRPGLGVVLGLGLREV
- a CDS encoding ABC transporter substrate-binding protein, translated to MRNVLNLTANWKRLSIFALLGFLLSWAMSCGPLPSDGGTGIKPAATGQQEVEFWTMQLKPQFTDYFNNLIASFEAENPNLKVRWVDVAWSAMESKILAAVSAQTAPDVVNLNPNFASLLAGRNAWMYLDSKVPQNVRQQYLPNIWKANTFNGQSFGIPWYLTTRITIYNTELFKKAGISKPPATYAELAQVAKQIKEKTGQYAFFVTFVPEDSGEVLESLVQMGVKLVDDQGKAAFNTPEGKAAFQYWVNLYKQKLIPQEALTQGHRRAIELYQAGETALLSSGPQFFKTIAQNAPTIAQVSVPAPEITGPTGKKNVAVMNLTIPKGTNRPDDALKFALFVTNSANQLAFAKAANVLPSNQEALKDSYFQTQPANATAVDKARAISANQLKNAEVLVPAMKDSNQLQKIIYDNLQAAMLDEKPVDQAVADAAQSWNRLRG